A region from the Rosa rugosa chromosome 6, drRosRugo1.1, whole genome shotgun sequence genome encodes:
- the LOC133716652 gene encoding receptor-like protein 7, translating to MKTLLHFFLSLITLWVSIIIPAVHSQCIKDQQLSLLQFKKSLVFAADFGPSTKIVSWNASTDCCSWVGVTCSRNGRVLGLDISSQGISAGIDNSSSLFHLHYLQSLNLADNQLGNYSQSIPSAIGNLLNLRYLNLSLNEYSGQIPIQISRLRRLVVLDFSNSYGELNLGSPNLPMLVHNFTELRELYLDGVLISEQGSEWGRAISSSIPNLRVLSMFNCHLSGPFLESLAKLQYLSVISLPLNNISAPVPGFFANFSNLTVLSLQRCSLHGTFPKEIFQLPSLQSIDLSLNDQLDGSLPEFPRNASLQYLDLSGTNFSGLLPNSIGNLKMLSTIHIQGCNFTGPIPKSMTNLTQLIYLLMSYNNLEGSIPSFSWAKNVVSIDLSHNGLTGTISSTHWRNLTKLSYLSLGSNKLNGNIQASLFSIPLLFSLDLSSNQFSGPFPEISNVSSHLLNGPDLDLYLSSNNLQGPLPMSIFCLLRLTTLDLSSNNLSGSFPLDRLHQLRNLSILDLSHNNLFLTHDYTNFSYSSSSQLGDLRLVSLKLRTFPNFLRNQSYLYSLDLSDNQINGKIPNWIWSLSDLSYLNLSCNSLDSLEVPSNNLGNLRYLDLHSNQFHGQIPIFPTPFSAYYLDFSRNYFSSIISSTIGDMFLEAGFLSLSSNNLSGIIPESLCNSESLEVLDLSNNSLSGTIPQCLATMKTLAVLNVRRNNLTYVNEFSQNCSLKTLDISGNQIQGQFLKSLVNCTQLEVLNLGNNLITEPFPCFLRNTSTLRVLVLRSNKFYGDIGCRDTKGTWPVLQIIDLAHNNFYGEIPETTLTTWQAMRNSKDNAPWNINSHQLVEGVYYREDTVMVSNKGLEMELVNILTIFTSIDFSCNKFNGSIPEEIGELKLLYALNLSNNAFTGAVPSSLSNLSQLESLDLSKNKLSGQIPPELTKLTFLAFLNLSYNQLVGRIPSGAQFSTFDAASFEGNKGLWGPPLRADNNTGFSPPKQEGSHSNPGHEIDWDIICPEIGFTCGFGIVIGSLLFCKRWRKWYYRAMYNMLLKIFPQLEQRFGHHRRHVYVHQRYWRR from the coding sequence ATGAAAACTTTGCTACATTTCTTCCTTTCCTTGATCACACTCTGGGTCAGTATCATCATCCCAGCAGTTCACAGCCAGTGTATTAAAGACCAGCAACTATCATTGCTCCAATTCAAGAAAAGCCTCGTGTTCGCTGCTGATTTCGGTCCTTCCACCAAGATTGTTTCTTGGAATGCAAGTACTGATTGTTGTTCCTGGGTGGGCGTCACTTGTAGCCGTAATGGGCGTGTTCTGGGTCTTGACATAAGCAGCCAAGGTATCTCTGCTGGAATTGACAATTCCAGCAGTCTCTTCCATCTTCATTATCTTCAAAGCCTCAATCTGGCGGACAACCAACTTGGCAATTACTCTCAATCAATTCCATCCGCAATCGGAAATCTCCTCAACTTGAGGTATCTGAATTTATCTCTTAATGAATATTCAGGGCAAATTCCCATCCAGATTTCTCGCTTGAGGAGGTTAGTAGTTCTTGATTTTTCTAACAGTTATGGTGAGTTAAACCTTGGAAGTCCAAATTTACCCATGTTGGTTCACAACTTCACAGAGCTTAGAGAGTTATATCTTGATGGTGTCCTAATATCAGAACAGGGGAGTGAGTGGGGCCGAGCCATATCATCTTCCATTCCCAACCTCAGGGTCCTGAGCATGTTCAATTGTCATCTCTCAGGCCCTTTTCTCGAGTCCCTTGCCAAGCTTCAGTATCTATCTGTAATTAGTTTGCCATTGAACAATATCTCTGCGCCAGTTCCAGGATTCTTTGCCAACTTTTCAAACTTGACTGTCCTGAGTCTCCAGAGATGCTCATTGCATGGAACATTTCCCAAAGAGATCTTTCAGTTACCTTCTCTACAAAGTATTGACCTTTCCTTGAATGACCAACTTGATGGTTCCTTGCCAGAATTCCCAAGGAATGCATCTCTTCAGTACCTGGATCTAAGCGGGACAAATTTTTCAGGGTTATTACCAAATTCTATTGGCAACCTCAAAATGCTGTCCACCATACATATTCAAGGCTGCAATTTCACCGGACCGATCCCCAAGTCAATGACAAACCTTACACAATTGATTTATTTGTTGATGTCTTATAACAATTTGGAAGGTTCAATTCCGTCATTCAGTTGGGCCAAGAATGTTGTCAGCATAGACCTTTCCCACAATGGTCTAACAGGTACTATTAGTTCCACCCACTGGAGAAACCTTACTAAGCTATCTTATCTCAGTTTGGGATCCAATAAGCTCAATGGGAATATCCAAGCATCTCTGTTTTCTATTCCCCTATTGTTTAGTCTAGATCTTTCCAGCAACCAATTCTCTGGTCCATTCCCTGAAATTTCAAATGTGTCTTCCCACTTGCTGAATGGTCCTGATCTTGATCTTTATTTGAGTAGCAACAATCTCCAAGGGCCACTACCTATGTCTATCTTTTGTTTGCTACGTCTTACCACTCTAGATCTTTCTTCAAATAATTTAAGTGGCTCGTTTCCTCTTGATCGTCTACACCAACTGAGAAATCTTTCTATACTTGATCTTTCACACAATAACTTGTTTCTTACCCATGATTATACCAATTTCTCATATTCCTCATCTTCTCAACTCGGtgacttgaggttggtgtcATTGAAATTGAGAACATTTCCTAATTTCTTGAGAAATCAATCTTACTTGTACAGTTTGGACCTTTCAGATAACCAGATAAATGGCAAGATACCCAACTGGATTTGGAGTCTTAGTGATCTTAGTTACCTAAATCTTTCTTGCAACTCCCTAGATTCTCTAGAAGTTCCTTCAAACAATCTCGGTAACTTAAGGTACCTTGACCTCCATTCCAACCAGTTTCATGGGCAAATCCCAATTTTTCCAACACCTTTCAGTGCCTATTATCTAGATTTCTCAAGGAATTATTTCAGCTCTATCATATCGAGTACCATTGGAGATATGTTTCTTGAAGCTGGATTCTTGTCGCTTTCGAGCAATAACCTCAGTGGAATCATTCCAGAATCATTATGCAATTCAGAATCTCTTGAGGTTCTTGATCTGTCCAATAATTCTCTGAGTGGCACGATTCCCCAGTGTTTAGCTACAATGAAGACGCTTGCAGTACTCAATGTAAGGAGAAACAATCTTACATATGTTAATGAATTCTCTCAGAATTGCAGTTTAAAAACTCTGGACATCAGTGGAAATCAGATTCAAGGCCAGTTTCTAAAATCTCTTGTCAACTGCACCCAGTTGGAGGTTTTAAACCTTGGAAACAATCTGATAACAGAACCATTTCCATGCTTTTTGAGGAACACATCCACCTTGCGTGTTCTTGTCTTGCGATCCAATAAATTTTATGGGGACATTGGATGCCGCGACACTAAGGGCACTTGGCCAGTACTTCAAATCATAGACCTAGCTCACAACAATTTTTATGGCGAAATACCTGAAACAACTCTAACAACTTGGCAGGCGATGAGGAATAGCAAAGATAATGCCCCATGGAATATCAATAGCCATCAGTTGGTGGAAGGAGTTTATTATCGAGAAGATACAGTCATGGTTAGCAACAAAGGTTTAGAGATGGAGCTGGTCAATATTTTAACGATCTTCACCTCGATCGACTTCTCGTGCAACAAGTTCAACGGATCAATACCAGAGGAAATTGGAGAACTCAAATTATTGTATGCCCTCAACTTGTCCAACAATGCTTTCACAGGTGCAGTTCCATCATCACTAAGTAACTTGAGTCAGCTAGAGTCCTTGGACCTCTCGAAAAACAAACTGAGCGGTCAAATCCCACCGGAGCTTACAAAACTCACTTTCCTTGCATTCTTGAATCTCTCATATAATCAATTGGTCGGAAGGATACCAAGCGGTGCTCAATTTTCAACATTTGATGCAGCTTCCTTTGAAGGTAACAAAGGATTATGGGGGCCTCCTTTAAGAGCAGATAATAACACAGGGTTCTCACCACCAAAGCAGGAAGGCAGCCATTCAAATCCAGGACATGAGATTGATTGGGATATTATCTGTCCTGAAATTGGATTTACTTGTGGGTTTGGCATTGTCATCGGGtcacttttgttttgcaagagaTGGAGGAAATGGTATTACAGAGCTATGTATAACATGCTTCTAAAGATATTCCCTCAGCTGGAACAAAGATTTGGTCATCACAGGAGACATGTTTATGTACATCAGAGATACTGGAGACGTTGA